In the genome of Raphanus sativus cultivar WK10039 unplaced genomic scaffold, ASM80110v3 Scaffold2155, whole genome shotgun sequence, the window TGTGGTGAGCATGGACAGCAACTCAAGTGTGTTAGGCCTTTCTGCTGGTTGGTGTTGAACACAAAGCAGACCAATCTGAACACACCTACTAACCTCAGATGGGCAACATGAGTTAGTAACAACTTGGTCTAGAAGATTAGTTCCTTTGTTTTCAGACCAAAAATCCCATGCCTGTTGTGGTTTCAAAAATAAGAGGGAGAAAGGTTTTAAAACAAGCAGTGGAATCTCCCATACTTGATGGAATCAAATACCTGATGATGTATCACTTACATATGCAAGAAGGGTTTTTCCAGCATGGCTGAATCTTGAGATCTTCTCTCC includes:
- the LOC130505297 gene encoding G-type lectin S-receptor-like serine/threonine-protein kinase At1g61500; this encodes MNPKISDFGLARMYQGTEYQDNTRRVVGTLGYMAPEYAWTGVFSEKSDIYSYGVLLLEIISGEKISRFSHAGKTLLAYAWDFWSENKGTNLLDQVVTNSCCPSEVSRCVQIGLLCVQHQPAERPNTLELLSMLTTTSDLHHLNNPHL